A window of Zingiber officinale cultivar Zhangliang chromosome 5A, Zo_v1.1, whole genome shotgun sequence contains these coding sequences:
- the LOC121982586 gene encoding G-type lectin S-receptor-like serine/threonine-protein kinase At4g11900 isoform X1, whose translation MKEEEEEEEEDLVANVATEQRVFRYETLVVATNNFSPKHKLSERRFNPVYKGKLQDGREVAVKRLRQRSRQGMREFENDVLLLSQVQHKNVVTLYNYYAHGDDKLLVYEYVPNESLDKLLFPGKLHRH comes from the exons atgaaggaggaggaggaggaggaggaggaggacttgGTGGCTAACGTGGCAACGGAGCAAAGGGTGTTCCGGTACGAGACGCTGGTGGTGGCCACCAACAACTTTAGTCCCAAGCACAAGCTTAGCGAACGGAGATTCAATCCAGTCTACAAG GGGAAGCTCCAGGATGGGCGGGAGGTGGCGGTGAAGCGGCTAAGGCAGAGGTCGCGGCAGGGCATGAGGGAGTTCGAGAATGATGTGTTGTTGCTGTCGCAAGTGCAGCACAAGAATGTGGTGACCCTCTATAACTACTACGCCCATGGCGACGACAAGCTCCTCGTCTACGAGTATGTCCCCAACGAGAGCCTCGACAAGCTCCTCTTCCCCGGTAAGCTCCACCGCCATTAA
- the LOC121982586 gene encoding G-type lectin S-receptor-like serine/threonine-protein kinase At4g11900 isoform X2 encodes MKEEEEEEEEDLVANVATEQRVFRYETLVVATNNFSPKHKLSERRFNPVYKGKLQDGREVAVKRLRQRSRQGMREFENDVLLLSQVQHKNVVTLYNYYAHGDDKLLVYEYVPNESLDKLLFPALN; translated from the exons atgaaggaggaggaggaggaggaggaggaggacttgGTGGCTAACGTGGCAACGGAGCAAAGGGTGTTCCGGTACGAGACGCTGGTGGTGGCCACCAACAACTTTAGTCCCAAGCACAAGCTTAGCGAACGGAGATTCAATCCAGTCTACAAG GGGAAGCTCCAGGATGGGCGGGAGGTGGCGGTGAAGCGGCTAAGGCAGAGGTCGCGGCAGGGCATGAGGGAGTTCGAGAATGATGTGTTGTTGCTGTCGCAAGTGCAGCACAAGAATGTGGTGACCCTCTATAACTACTACGCCCATGGCGACGACAAGCTCCTCGTCTACGAGTATGTCCCCAACGAGAGCCTCGACAAGCTCCTCTTCCCCG CTTTAAATTGA